The Phalacrocorax carbo chromosome 23, bPhaCar2.1, whole genome shotgun sequence genome includes a window with the following:
- the NUDT3 gene encoding diphosphoinositol polyphosphate phosphohydrolase 1 isoform X1, whose translation MGPPQRRSATGVSHPLPPCARRAFFPARRLRALRTAAVKAEPCARRGPAPLQRLLRNCQGAPARLTNSRLILEGGLRRWRRGLASWWREEAGAWWRRLREAGRGGGQSDSGSRVAPFAWRTRRGAAGVSRRLPRPAALRRLRSVPQDGVAVVVVGGGRSAGSGNGVAGSEGRDEAGERRQRVAGGSRPAGDRARPRKRLSRAGGPPPSPPPRPSPPAPHGSPGGSFPAPPPSRPRAPPSSGLSPRPGPLPPPLGAEDDEAQVQPDAHLRRGRLQEAGGLSLLPQRERGGGAIKCRWESWCSPPPPPPTPLFFFFSLN comes from the exons ATGGGACCCCCGCAACGGCGCTCCGCCACTGGCGTAAGCCACCCCCTCCCGCCTTGCGCAAGACGGGCATTCTTCCCTGCCCGGCGTCTGCGCGCTTTGCGTACAGCCGCTGTCAAAGCGGAGCCATGTGCGCGGCGGGGGCCGGCTCCGCTCCAGCGCCTTTTGCGTAACTGCCAGGGCGCCCCGGCACGGCTTACGAACAGCCGCCTTATTCTCGAAGGCGGCCTGCGCCGCTGGCGCAGAGGGCTCGCGTCGTGGTGGAGGGAGGAGGCGGGGGCGTGGTGGCGCCGTCTCCgcgaggcggggcgggggggggggcagagcgATTCTGGAAGCCGGGTTGCGCCGTTTGCGTGGCGGACGCGCCGTGGAGCGGCAGGGGTcagccgccgcctcccccgcccggcggcTCTACGCCGTTTGCGTAGCGTGCCCCAAGATGGCGTCGCGGTCGTCGTCGTCGGCGGTGGCCGGAGCGCTGGCAGCGGCAACGGAGTGGCTGGAAGTGAAGGGAGGGATGAGGCGGGCGAAAGGCGGCAGCGCGTAGCGGGCGGCTCCCGGCCTGCGGGAGACAGAGCGAGACCGAGAAAGAGACTGTCGCGGGCAGGCGGCCCCCCTccgtccccccctccccgtccttccccgcccgcccctcacgggagccccggcgggTCCttcccggcgccgccgccctcTAGGCCGCGGGCTCCGCCGTCCTCCGGcctgtccccccgccccgggccgctccccccacccctcggAGCGGAGGATGATGAAGCTCAAGTCCAACCAGACGCGCACCTACGACGGGGACGGCTACAAGAAGCGGGCGGCCTGTCTCTGCTTCCGCAGCGAGAGCGAGGAGGAG gtgCAATTAAGTGTCGTTGGGAAAGTTGGTGTtctcccccgcctcccccccccacccccctttttttttttttttctctcaactAA
- the RPS10 gene encoding small ribosomal subunit protein eS10, translating to MLMPKKNRIAIYELLFKEGVMVAKKDVHMPKHPELVDKNVPNLHVMKAMQSLKSRGYVKEQFAWRHFYWYLTNEGIQYLRDYLHLPPEIVPATLRRSRPETGRPRPKGLEGERPARLTRGEADRDTYRRSVVPPGADKKAEAGAGAATEFQFRGGFGRGRGQPPQ from the exons ATGTTGATGCCCAAGAAGAACCGTATTGCCATTTACGAACTCCTTTTTAAGGAGGGAGTGATGGTGGCCAAGAAAGATGTCCACATGCCGAAGCACCCTGAGCTCGTTGACAAGAACGTGCCCAACCTCCACGTCATGAAAGCCATGCAG TCTCTGAAATCCCGTGGTTATGTGAAAGAGCAGTTTGCGTGGAGGCATTTCTACTGGTACCTGACGAACGAGGGCATCCAGTACCTGCGTGATTACCTTCACCTGCCCCCCGAGATCGTCCCCGCAACCTTGCGCCGGAGCCGCCCAGAGACCGGCAGACCGCGGCCCAAAG GTCTGGAAGGTGAACGTCCTGCACGTCTTACTCGGGGAGAAGCCGACAGGGATACGTACAGACGCAGTGTCGTTCCAC CTGGCGCTGACAAGAAGGCTGAGGCTGGTGCTGGAGCAGCCACTGAATTCCAGTTT AGAGGTGGATTTGGTCGTGGACGTGGTCAGCCTCCTCAGTAG